The following proteins are co-located in the Triticum aestivum cultivar Chinese Spring chromosome 1A, IWGSC CS RefSeq v2.1, whole genome shotgun sequence genome:
- the LOC123043801 gene encoding uncharacterized protein isoform X2: MGGCGCYHQPPLHGRAPKFNMLDLQRLMLHDARRNMWFCCESPQRCIWAHHVLTEKAVVGTVRVQRGPSTRVCQNSARRFDVNCGSFATLLIRCSTSPLPSSGSRAADGFLAYLPRKEVGGRISFNLEYPIVEKTKGGTTYMEDGNQIMKQFLVHLLNYINSEAAHNISDV, translated from the exons ATGGGAGGATGCGGCTGCTATCATCAACCTCCGCTCCATGGGCGTGCTCCCAAATTCAATATGTTAGATTTGCAGAGACTGATGTTGCATGACGCAAGAAGAAACATGTGGTTCTGTTGCGAATCACCGCAGCGATGCA TTTGGGCGCACCATGTTTTAACTGAGAAGGCAGTTGTTGGTACAGTTAGAGTTCAAAGAGGTCCTTCGACGAGGGTGTGTCAAAACTCAGCTAGGCGCTTCGATGTCAACTG TGGTTCCTTCGCTACCCTCCTCATTCGGTGTTCCACCTCACCACTCCCCAGCAGTGGGAGCAGAGCAGCCGACGGGTTCCTGGCTTACCTGCCTCGCAAAGAG GTTGGAGGTAGAATCAGCTTCAATCTCGAGTACCCAATTGTAGAGAAGACGAAAGGAGGCACAACATATATGGAA GATGGTAACCAGATAATGAAGCAATTTTTGGTGCACCTACTCAACTACATCAACAGTGAAGCTGCACACAACATTTCGGATGTTTGA
- the LOC123043801 gene encoding uncharacterized protein isoform X1, translated as MGGCGCYHQPPLHGRAPKFNMLDLQRLMLHDARRNMWFCCESPQRCIWAHHVLTEKAVVGTVRVQRGPSTRVCQNSARRFDVNCGSFATLLIRCSTSPLPSSGSRAADGFLAYLPRKEVGGRISFNLEYPIVEKTKGGTTYMEVRTLAVTILCFQVRLMIFNLIEPKLLLLSSIYSVPCIVFKVSCFSREYICT; from the exons ATGGGAGGATGCGGCTGCTATCATCAACCTCCGCTCCATGGGCGTGCTCCCAAATTCAATATGTTAGATTTGCAGAGACTGATGTTGCATGACGCAAGAAGAAACATGTGGTTCTGTTGCGAATCACCGCAGCGATGCA TTTGGGCGCACCATGTTTTAACTGAGAAGGCAGTTGTTGGTACAGTTAGAGTTCAAAGAGGTCCTTCGACGAGGGTGTGTCAAAACTCAGCTAGGCGCTTCGATGTCAACTG TGGTTCCTTCGCTACCCTCCTCATTCGGTGTTCCACCTCACCACTCCCCAGCAGTGGGAGCAGAGCAGCCGACGGGTTCCTGGCTTACCTGCCTCGCAAAGAG GTTGGAGGTAGAATCAGCTTCAATCTCGAGTACCCAATTGTAGAGAAGACGAAAGGAGGCACAACATATATGGAAGTACGAACTCTGGCAGTAACAATTTTATGTTTCCAAGTTAGGTTGATGATATTCAACTTAATAGAACCCAAACTTTTGTTGTTGAGTTCAATATACAGTGTCCCGTGTATAGTTTTTAAGGTGTCATGTTTCTCAAGAGAATACATCTGCACGTAA